From a region of the Halolamina sp. CBA1230 genome:
- a CDS encoding DapH/DapD/GlmU-related protein, giving the protein MSDDTRFDRLARHPTPGPRNSLRHWPSAKSPLRVALNYVAVWLIRISPSLRLKNWLLRRLGADVGAGVSWGLEATPDVFWPERITLGDDAIVGYDATLLCHEFLQEEYRLGDVVVGDRAMIGAGAIVLPGVEIGDDAQVAANSLVVEDVPEGETVAGVPAEPMDRSE; this is encoded by the coding sequence ATGAGCGACGACACGCGGTTCGATCGGCTGGCGCGCCACCCCACGCCCGGCCCGCGGAACTCCCTCCGGCACTGGCCCAGCGCGAAATCCCCGCTGCGGGTGGCGCTGAACTACGTCGCCGTCTGGCTGATCCGGATCTCGCCGAGCCTCCGGCTCAAGAACTGGCTGCTCCGGCGGCTCGGCGCCGACGTGGGCGCGGGCGTCTCGTGGGGGCTCGAAGCTACCCCTGACGTGTTCTGGCCGGAACGGATCACGCTGGGCGACGACGCCATCGTCGGCTACGACGCGACACTGCTCTGTCACGAGTTCCTGCAGGAGGAGTACCGCCTCGGCGACGTGGTCGTCGGCGACCGGGCGATGATCGGCGCCGGCGCGATCGTGCTCCCCGGCGTCGAGATCGGCGACGACGCGCAGGTGGCGGCGAACTCGCTAGTCGTCGAGGACGTGCCCGAGGGGGAGACGGTCGCTGGCGTGCCCGCGGAGCCGATGGATCGGTCCGAGTGA
- a CDS encoding cold-shock protein: MATGTVDFFNDTGGYGFIETEDADEDVFFHMEDVGGPDLEEGQEVEFDIEQADKGPRATNLTRL, encoded by the coding sequence ATGGCGACTGGAACGGTTGATTTCTTCAACGACACGGGCGGTTACGGTTTCATCGAGACTGAGGACGCGGACGAAGACGTCTTCTTCCACATGGAAGACGTGGGCGGCCCGGACCTCGAGGAAGGCCAGGAAGTTGAGTTTGACATCGAACAGGCCGACAAGGGCCCCCGCGCGACGAACCTGACCCGTCTGTAA
- a CDS encoding ribbon-helix-helix protein, CopG family yields MGTKSKTISFRVDEDAFETLREIAEERELSLSAVFRDYVDTLIAHDGQVDLVPADERGEDGEGFPPTVEVPKSFIREHERLELEADHLREQLEEHKRYIDYLREQADEEEEVVKLEELDGDENTYQIG; encoded by the coding sequence ATGGGGACCAAGAGCAAGACGATCTCCTTCCGCGTCGACGAGGACGCGTTCGAGACGCTTCGCGAGATCGCGGAGGAACGGGAGCTCTCGCTGTCGGCGGTGTTCCGGGACTACGTCGACACGCTCATCGCCCACGACGGGCAGGTCGATCTCGTCCCTGCCGACGAGCGCGGCGAGGACGGCGAGGGGTTCCCGCCGACCGTGGAGGTGCCGAAGAGCTTCATTCGCGAGCACGAACGCCTAGAGCTCGAGGCCGACCACCTGCGCGAGCAGCTGGAGGAGCACAAACGCTACATCGACTACCTGCGCGAGCAGGCCGACGAGGAGGAAGAAGTCGTCAAGCTCGAAGAGCTCGACGGCGACGAGAACACGTACCAGATCGGTTAG
- a CDS encoding DUF5814 domain-containing protein yields MAITDKIYVKNHRQIASQLERSIPKGAFKGATLDLLFTGDGMEKLDEATREKVLDFAEDFLDCDCDNNPYCGHPEEKFIQYLLELRAQGLGPDAIVDTMSAEYMLYAYSGDVLSFLDSAIRRLEAVESLAEVEGDQEAARRAREAKQELSG; encoded by the coding sequence GTGGCCATCACCGACAAGATCTACGTCAAGAACCACCGGCAGATCGCCTCCCAGCTGGAGCGCTCGATCCCCAAGGGCGCGTTCAAGGGGGCGACGCTGGACCTGCTGTTCACCGGTGACGGGATGGAGAAGCTCGACGAGGCGACCCGCGAGAAGGTGCTCGACTTCGCGGAGGACTTCCTCGACTGCGACTGCGACAACAACCCCTACTGCGGCCACCCCGAGGAGAAGTTCATCCAGTACCTGCTCGAACTCCGCGCGCAGGGGCTCGGCCCCGACGCAATCGTCGACACGATGTCCGCCGAGTACATGCTGTACGCGTACTCGGGGGACGTGCTCTCCTTCCTCGACAGCGCGATCCGGCGGCTGGAAGCCGTCGAGTCGCTCGCAGAAGTCGAAGGGGACCAGGAGGCCGCGCGCCGCGCCCGCGAGGCCAAACAGGAGCTCTCGGGCTAA